A genome region from Pseudomonas anguilliseptica includes the following:
- a CDS encoding glutathione S-transferase family protein translates to MIDLYTAATPNGHKASIALEELQLPYTVQALSFDKQEQKAAAFLKINPNGRIPAIVDRANDDFAVFESGAILLYLAEKTGQLLPSDAKGRSRVIQWLMFQMGGLGPMQGQANVFFRYFPEKLQGPIDRYQHETRRLYEVLDTRLGESQYLADDYSIADIATYPWVRIHDWAGVSVDGLEHLQRWMAELADRPAVQRGLLVPQREADGDKIVKAAQAMLIK, encoded by the coding sequence ATGATCGACCTGTATACCGCCGCCACCCCCAACGGCCATAAAGCGTCCATCGCACTGGAAGAGTTACAACTGCCGTACACCGTGCAGGCTTTGAGTTTCGACAAGCAGGAACAGAAGGCTGCGGCTTTTCTCAAGATCAATCCCAATGGCCGCATTCCGGCGATTGTTGACCGCGCCAATGATGATTTCGCCGTGTTCGAGTCCGGTGCCATTCTGCTGTATCTCGCCGAGAAAACCGGGCAGCTGCTGCCCAGCGACGCCAAGGGGCGCTCGCGGGTGATCCAGTGGTTGATGTTCCAGATGGGCGGGCTCGGCCCGATGCAGGGGCAGGCCAATGTGTTTTTTCGCTATTTTCCGGAAAAACTGCAGGGCCCGATCGACCGTTATCAGCACGAAACCCGCCGTCTGTATGAAGTGCTCGACACTCGCCTAGGCGAGTCGCAGTACCTGGCCGATGACTACAGCATCGCCGATATCGCCACCTATCCCTGGGTGCGCATCCACGATTGGGCCGGCGTCTCAGTCGACGGCCTGGAGCATCTGCAGCGCTGGATGGCTGAGCTGGCTGATCGCCCTGCAGTGCAGCGCGGCTTGCTGGTGCCGCAGCGTGAAGCAGACGGCGACAAAATCGTTAAAGCGGCGCAAGCGATGCTGATCAAATGA
- a CDS encoding NAD(P)H-dependent glycerol-3-phosphate dehydrogenase produces MTDQHPIAVLGGGSFGTAIANLLAENGQHVLHWMRDPQQAQAIRLTRENPRYLKGIKIHSGVDPVTDLSATLKACQLIFVALPSSALRQALQPVAELLSGKLLVSTTKGIEAQSFLLMSQILEDIAPQARIGVLSGPNLAREVAEHALTASVVASEDEDLCQQVQAALHGRTFRVYASGDRFGVELGGALKNVYAIIAGMAAAMDMGENTKSMLITRALAEMTRFAVKLGANPMTFLGLAGVGDLIVTCSSAKSRNYQVGFALGEGLSLEDAVTRLGEVAEGVNTLKVLKAKAEELQVYMPLVAGLHAILFEGRTLNQVIGALMSGEPKTDVDFIPTTGF; encoded by the coding sequence GCTAATTTGCTGGCCGAGAATGGCCAGCACGTCCTGCACTGGATGCGCGACCCACAACAGGCCCAGGCGATTCGGCTGACCCGTGAAAATCCGCGTTACCTCAAAGGCATCAAGATTCACTCAGGCGTTGACCCGGTAACTGACCTGAGCGCGACCCTGAAGGCTTGTCAGCTTATTTTCGTGGCCTTGCCCTCCAGTGCTTTGCGCCAGGCCTTGCAGCCGGTGGCCGAGCTGCTGAGCGGCAAGTTGCTGGTGAGCACCACCAAGGGCATCGAGGCGCAGAGTTTTCTGCTGATGAGCCAGATTCTCGAAGACATTGCTCCGCAGGCGCGCATAGGCGTGCTGTCTGGCCCGAATCTGGCGCGTGAAGTGGCCGAGCATGCGCTGACTGCTTCGGTCGTCGCCAGCGAGGACGAAGATCTCTGCCAGCAAGTGCAGGCCGCGTTGCACGGCCGTACCTTCCGCGTGTACGCCAGTGGCGACCGTTTTGGCGTCGAACTGGGCGGGGCGCTGAAGAACGTCTACGCGATCATTGCCGGTATGGCGGCGGCCATGGACATGGGCGAAAACACCAAAAGCATGCTGATTACTCGCGCATTGGCGGAAATGACCCGCTTTGCGGTCAAACTGGGCGCCAATCCCATGACTTTCCTCGGGCTGGCCGGGGTGGGCGATCTGATCGTCACCTGCTCCTCGGCGAAAAGCCGCAACTATCAGGTCGGTTTCGCCCTCGGTGAGGGGCTGAGCCTGGAGGATGCTGTAACGCGTCTGGGTGAAGTGGCGGAAGGGGTAAACACCCTCAAGGTGCTGAAAGCCAAGGCTGAAGAGTTGCAGGTCTACATGCCGTTAGTCGCAGGTCTGCATGCCATTCTGTTCGAGGGGCGCACGCTGAATCAGGTGATCGGCGCACTTATGAGTGGTGAGCCGAAGACCGACGTCGACTTTATTCCCACCACCGGTTTCTAA
- a CDS encoding AI-2E family transporter has translation MANNDRLLVQILLLVLLGASLWVLAPFWSALLSFASWPVMRVLTRLLGGRQALAAGLLTLVWTVVVAVPLVMLGFNLADHIKDVTALLKDFQVEGLPPAPTWLAGVPLVGERLVGFWMTIDQQGAAFFATVRPYLGQVGNWLLARSAQIGGGMLELALSLILVFFFYRDGPRLAAFAESLLQRLIGDRAEHYLELVAGTVQRVVNGVIGTAAAQAILAWIGFTIAGIPGALVLGILTFGFSLIMVPPLIWGPAVAWLFWQGEVGMGVFLLIWGFLVISGVDNILKPYLISRGGNLPLIVVLLGVFGGILAFRFMGLFLGPTLLAVAYSLLSDWVGSPVVNAAASSAEPADKPLS, from the coding sequence ATGGCCAATAACGATCGTTTGCTGGTGCAGATTCTCCTGCTGGTCCTGTTGGGTGCCAGCCTGTGGGTATTGGCACCGTTCTGGTCGGCGCTGTTGTCGTTTGCCAGCTGGCCGGTGATGCGCGTGCTGACACGCCTGCTCGGTGGCCGTCAGGCGCTGGCTGCGGGGCTGCTAACCCTGGTTTGGACCGTGGTGGTGGCCGTGCCATTGGTGATGCTGGGCTTCAACCTTGCGGATCACATCAAGGATGTCACCGCCTTGCTCAAGGACTTTCAGGTCGAAGGGCTGCCACCGGCACCCACCTGGTTGGCTGGCGTGCCGCTTGTGGGTGAGCGCCTGGTGGGCTTCTGGATGACCATCGACCAGCAGGGTGCGGCGTTTTTCGCCACAGTGCGGCCGTACCTGGGGCAGGTTGGCAACTGGCTGCTGGCGCGCAGTGCGCAGATCGGTGGCGGCATGCTGGAATTGGCCCTGAGCCTGATTCTGGTGTTCTTTTTCTACCGCGACGGGCCGCGCCTGGCGGCGTTTGCCGAAAGCCTGCTGCAGCGCCTGATCGGCGATCGCGCCGAGCATTACCTGGAGTTGGTGGCCGGCACCGTGCAGCGGGTGGTCAACGGGGTGATCGGTACTGCCGCAGCGCAGGCGATCCTGGCCTGGATCGGTTTCACCATCGCCGGCATACCCGGTGCGCTGGTGCTGGGGATTCTGACGTTTGGCTTCAGCCTGATCATGGTTCCACCGCTGATCTGGGGCCCAGCTGTAGCCTGGTTGTTCTGGCAGGGCGAAGTCGGTATGGGTGTGTTCCTGCTGATCTGGGGTTTCCTGGTAATCAGCGGCGTCGATAACATCCTCAAGCCGTACCTGATCAGTCGTGGCGGTAACCTGCCATTGATCGTGGTGCTGCTTGGTGTGTTTGGCGGCATCCTGGCGTTCCGCTTTATGGGCTTGTTCCTCGGCCCAACCCTGTTGGCCGTGGCGTATAGCCTGCTCAGTGACTGGGTTGGTAGCCCTGTTGTAAACGCCGCTGCGAGCAGCGCGGAGCCGGCGGACAAACCGCTCAGCTGA
- the sixA gene encoding phosphohistidine phosphatase SixA, protein MKLWLLRHGEAESTARTDAERNLTAHGRQQVREAAAHLLDRPLQAVLVSPYVRAQQTADLACDVLAFSGSRQTVPWLTPESDLRQTLRELDGYAFDELLLVTHQPLVGALAGLLIHGHRQQPLPMNTASLALLEGDDLLAGLMKLSLHKHPAQR, encoded by the coding sequence GTGAAGCTGTGGCTGCTGCGCCACGGTGAAGCCGAATCGACTGCACGCACTGATGCCGAGCGCAACCTGACTGCCCATGGTCGGCAGCAGGTGCGTGAGGCAGCTGCGCACTTGCTGGACCGGCCATTGCAGGCCGTTCTGGTCAGCCCCTATGTCCGGGCGCAGCAGACGGCCGATCTGGCCTGCGACGTTTTGGCCTTTAGCGGTAGCCGGCAGACTGTGCCCTGGCTAACGCCGGAGAGTGACCTGCGCCAGACGCTGCGCGAGCTGGACGGCTATGCGTTCGACGAGCTGTTGCTGGTTACCCATCAACCGCTGGTTGGCGCCTTGGCGGGCTTGCTGATTCATGGCCATCGCCAGCAACCGCTGCCCATGAACACCGCCAGCCTGGCGTTGCTGGAAGGTGATGATCTGCTGGCCGGGTTAATGAAATTGTCGCTCCACAAGCACCCGGCGCAGCGCTGA
- a CDS encoding AMP-binding protein, translated as MADAIRLPLEVFYEREARHPNKRYMVQPLPGGQLQELSWADVGEQARRAANWLRSRELPQGSRIAIISKNCAHWIVTDLAIWMAGHVSVPLYPNLTAESVGQVLRHSEAALVFVGKLDDWPSMLAGVPEGVPTIGLPLRPQGEFSFTWDDLQGCTPIQDNPKAAADQLATIIYTSGTTGTPKGVMHHFSNFGFAASHATELFGVGENDRVLSYLPLCHVAERMFVELASIYAGQTIFFAESLDTFLEDLKRARPTVMFGVPRFWTKFQMGVYSKMPAEKLDFLLKLPIIGRIVGKKVLVGLGLDAVRYALSGAAPVPEALLNWYKRLGLDVLEVYGMTENCGYSHVCRPGKFKQGWIGQNSPGVEVRIAEDGEVQVRSGATMQGYYKDPEKTAETITPDGFLRTGDKGEQDAEGNLRLTGRIKEIFKTSKGKYVAPAPIENRLGEHSRIEQVCVVGDGMAQPMALCVLSDVGRSEALNGARGELESSLKKLLEEVNQNLDKHERLQRLVLVKEVWAVDNGFLTPTLKIKRAVVEGTYGERFDEWTTRSEAVLWHE; from the coding sequence GTGGCTGATGCAATCCGTTTGCCGCTTGAGGTGTTTTATGAGCGCGAGGCTCGGCACCCGAATAAACGCTACATGGTGCAGCCGCTGCCGGGTGGTCAGCTGCAGGAACTGAGTTGGGCCGACGTCGGCGAGCAGGCGCGCCGTGCGGCCAACTGGCTGCGCAGCCGCGAACTGCCACAGGGCAGCCGCATCGCGATCATTTCCAAGAACTGTGCGCACTGGATTGTCACCGACCTGGCGATCTGGATGGCTGGTCACGTTTCGGTGCCGTTGTATCCCAACCTCACCGCCGAATCGGTTGGTCAGGTGTTGCGCCATTCCGAGGCCGCACTGGTGTTCGTCGGCAAGCTGGATGATTGGCCATCCATGTTGGCGGGTGTGCCTGAGGGCGTGCCTACTATCGGCCTGCCGCTGCGCCCGCAGGGCGAATTCAGCTTTACCTGGGATGACCTGCAGGGCTGTACGCCGATTCAGGACAACCCCAAGGCGGCTGCCGACCAGCTTGCCACCATCATCTACACCTCCGGCACCACCGGCACGCCGAAAGGGGTGATGCATCACTTCAGCAATTTCGGCTTCGCCGCCAGCCACGCCACTGAGCTGTTTGGCGTTGGCGAGAATGACCGGGTGCTGTCCTACCTGCCGCTGTGCCATGTGGCCGAGCGTATGTTTGTCGAACTGGCGTCGATCTACGCCGGACAGACGATCTTCTTTGCCGAGAGCCTGGACACCTTCCTCGAAGACCTCAAGCGCGCGCGGCCAACGGTGATGTTTGGCGTGCCACGGTTCTGGACCAAGTTCCAGATGGGCGTCTACAGCAAGATGCCGGCCGAGAAACTGGACTTCCTGCTCAAGCTGCCGATTATTGGGCGTATCGTCGGCAAAAAGGTACTGGTCGGCTTGGGTCTGGACGCTGTGCGCTATGCGCTGTCTGGCGCGGCGCCGGTGCCTGAGGCACTGCTCAACTGGTACAAGCGCCTGGGCCTGGATGTGCTGGAGGTCTATGGCATGACCGAGAACTGCGGTTACTCGCACGTATGCCGGCCAGGCAAGTTCAAACAGGGCTGGATCGGCCAGAACAGCCCCGGCGTCGAGGTGCGGATTGCAGAGGATGGCGAAGTGCAGGTGCGCAGCGGTGCGACCATGCAGGGCTACTACAAGGACCCGGAAAAGACTGCAGAAACCATCACCCCGGATGGCTTCCTGCGCACTGGCGACAAGGGCGAACAGGATGCCGAGGGTAACCTGCGCCTGACCGGGCGGATCAAGGAAATCTTCAAGACCAGCAAGGGCAAATACGTTGCTCCGGCACCCATTGAAAACCGCCTGGGCGAGCACTCGCGCATCGAACAGGTGTGTGTGGTCGGCGATGGCATGGCCCAGCCGATGGCACTCTGTGTGCTTTCTGATGTAGGCCGCAGCGAAGCCCTCAACGGCGCGCGTGGCGAGCTGGAAAGCAGCCTGAAAAAACTACTGGAAGAGGTCAATCAGAATCTCGACAAGCATGAGCGCCTGCAACGCCTGGTGCTGGTCAAAGAGGTGTGGGCGGTGGATAACGGCTTCCTCACCCCGACTCTGAAGATCAAACGCGCGGTGGTTGAAGGCACCTATGGTGAACGCTTCGACGAGTGGACCACTCGCAGCGAAGCGGTGCTCTGGCACGAGTGA
- a CDS encoding flavin reductase family protein gives MQLDFSTLQPLERYRWLASTITPRPIAWVSTQSTEGVSNLAPFSFFQVISDDPPTLMVNVNHRADGGLKDTLLNVQANGELVIQLVSFAQAEAMNASAAVLPYGISEFEQCGIASQPSQRVAPPRVAGAAVAFECRVAQIQAYPAEKPNCHLIFAEVLLAHIDDAVLNEQGRIDAHKLDLVGRLGGMAYSRTRDTFEMQRPN, from the coding sequence ATGCAACTGGACTTCAGCACACTGCAACCGCTCGAACGCTACCGCTGGCTGGCGTCGACCATCACCCCGCGACCGATTGCCTGGGTTTCCACGCAATCGACCGAGGGTGTCAGCAACCTGGCGCCGTTCAGCTTCTTCCAGGTGATCAGTGATGACCCGCCGACCCTGATGGTCAATGTCAATCACCGCGCCGATGGCGGCTTGAAAGACACTCTGCTGAATGTACAGGCCAATGGCGAACTGGTGATTCAACTGGTGTCCTTTGCCCAGGCCGAGGCGATGAATGCCAGCGCGGCGGTGCTGCCCTACGGCATCAGCGAGTTTGAGCAGTGCGGCATCGCCAGCCAGCCATCGCAGCGGGTTGCGCCGCCTCGGGTGGCTGGCGCAGCTGTGGCTTTTGAGTGTCGGGTGGCGCAGATTCAGGCTTATCCGGCAGAAAAGCCCAATTGCCATCTGATCTTCGCCGAAGTGCTGTTGGCGCATATCGACGATGCGGTGCTCAATGAGCAGGGCCGTATCGATGCGCACAAGCTCGATCTGGTCGGGCGTCTGGGTGGCATGGCCTATAGCCGCACCCGCGATACGTTCGAGATGCAGCGTCCCAACTAG
- a CDS encoding hotdog fold thioesterase has translation MALWQQTPNLAQLNGFLKNTIGEQLDIRFDAFDDESLTASMVVDSRTHQPYGLLHGGASVVLAETLGSTASHLCIDSSKFYCVGLEVNANHLRGLRSGRVTAVARAVHLGRTTHVWDIRLSGEDGKASCISRLTMAIVPLAENGPAQR, from the coding sequence ATGGCCCTCTGGCAGCAAACCCCGAACCTGGCTCAGCTCAATGGCTTTCTGAAAAACACCATCGGCGAGCAACTGGATATCCGCTTTGACGCCTTCGACGACGAGTCGCTGACCGCCAGCATGGTGGTCGACTCACGTACTCACCAACCCTACGGCCTGCTGCATGGCGGCGCGTCGGTGGTGCTGGCGGAAACCCTTGGCTCCACCGCCAGCCATCTGTGCATCGACAGCAGCAAGTTCTACTGTGTTGGCCTGGAAGTAAACGCCAATCACCTGCGCGGCTTGCGCAGCGGCCGGGTGACTGCGGTCGCCCGCGCGGTGCATCTGGGGCGTACCACCCATGTATGGGATATCCGCCTGAGTGGCGAGGATGGCAAGGCCAGCTGCATTTCCCGGCTGACCATGGCCATTGTGCCGTTGGCTGAGAACGGTCCGGCGCAACGCTGA
- a CDS encoding patatin-like phospholipase family protein, which translates to MSKRIALVLGSGGARGYAHIGVIEELEARGYEIACIAGCSMGAVVGGIYAAGKLNEYREWTQSLDYLDVLRLLDVSFRLGAIRGEKVFGKIREIVGEINIEELPIPFTAVATDLTNQQEIWFQEGCLHQAMRASAAIPSLFTPVVQGKRMLVDGGLLNPLPIVPVVSAHCDLIIAVNLNSAHQQHYELPTIERAPALKGRFDLLMSSLGSRLPSFKRKPGEDDELLLLEDQSPALQPEAINPWQQNTRSSLDKPAAPKSASGSRVADLSGPASLLELINQSFEVMQTSLAQYKIAGYPPDILINVPKRVCRFFEFYKAPELIMLGRQIASDTLDKYERGDR; encoded by the coding sequence ATGAGTAAGCGCATTGCACTGGTATTGGGCTCCGGAGGTGCGCGCGGTTATGCGCACATCGGCGTAATCGAGGAGCTGGAAGCCCGTGGTTATGAAATCGCCTGCATCGCCGGTTGCTCCATGGGCGCGGTGGTCGGCGGTATCTACGCCGCCGGCAAACTCAATGAATACCGCGAATGGACGCAGAGCTTGGATTATCTGGACGTATTGCGCCTGCTTGATGTGAGCTTTCGTCTAGGGGCGATTCGCGGTGAAAAGGTCTTCGGCAAAATTCGCGAAATAGTCGGCGAGATCAATATTGAAGAGCTGCCCATCCCCTTCACCGCCGTGGCCACCGACCTGACCAACCAGCAGGAAATCTGGTTCCAGGAAGGCTGCCTGCACCAGGCCATGCGCGCCTCGGCTGCGATCCCCAGCCTGTTCACCCCGGTGGTGCAAGGCAAGCGCATGCTGGTCGACGGCGGCCTGCTCAACCCCCTGCCCATCGTCCCGGTAGTGTCCGCGCACTGTGATCTGATTATCGCGGTCAACCTCAACTCGGCCCATCAGCAACACTACGAACTGCCGACTATCGAACGTGCACCCGCGCTCAAGGGCCGCTTCGACCTGCTGATGAGTTCGCTCGGCTCACGCCTACCCTCGTTCAAACGCAAGCCCGGGGAAGATGACGAACTACTTTTACTGGAAGACCAGAGCCCTGCACTACAGCCAGAAGCCATCAACCCCTGGCAGCAGAACACCCGCAGCAGTCTGGACAAACCTGCCGCGCCAAAATCTGCAAGCGGCTCACGGGTGGCCGACCTCAGCGGCCCGGCATCCCTGCTGGAGCTGATCAACCAGAGCTTCGAAGTGATGCAGACCTCGTTGGCGCAGTACAAGATTGCTGGTTACCCGCCGGATATCCTGATCAACGTGCCCAAGCGCGTGTGCCGCTTCTTCGAGTTCTACAAGGCGCCGGAACTGATCATGCTCGGCCGGCAGATCGCCAGCGATACGCTGGATAAGTACGAGCGCGGGGACCGCTAG
- a CDS encoding DUF4389 domain-containing protein gives MSDDNQELQRESILLRILWMVIFTIVWQLAEILLGAVVLLQLGYRLFYGAPNAGLLSFGDSLSQYLAQIGRFGTFNSDEKPWPFADWPTPQAPQGETPHSIPAAAHPVRDEEPKL, from the coding sequence ATGAGTGATGACAATCAGGAACTGCAGCGCGAATCGATTCTACTGCGCATCCTCTGGATGGTGATCTTCACCATTGTCTGGCAACTGGCGGAAATCCTCCTGGGCGCCGTGGTGTTGCTGCAGCTTGGTTACCGCTTGTTTTACGGTGCGCCGAATGCCGGTCTGCTGAGCTTTGGTGACAGCTTGAGCCAGTACCTGGCGCAGATCGGTCGCTTTGGCACCTTCAATAGCGATGAAAAACCCTGGCCTTTTGCCGACTGGCCTACCCCGCAAGCACCACAAGGTGAGACTCCGCACAGCATTCCGGCGGCGGCCCACCCAGTGCGTGACGAAGAACCGAAGCTTTGA
- a CDS encoding alpha/beta fold hydrolase: MSLNFEEVRLRLPHIELAAHLYGPEDGVPVIALHGWLDNAASFSRLAPLLPGLRIVALDFAGHGHSEHRPPGAGYAIWDYAHDVLQVAEQFGWQRFSLLGHSMGAIVSVLLAGAMPERIERLALIDGLIPYTGEPDTAPQKLGEALKAQLALAGKSKPVYAEFDRAVQARMRGVGAVSREAAELLAQRGLMPVPGGYTWRTDSRLTLPSPLRLTQAHALAFVRSLQCPAKLVMAQQGMLLAQPSMTQLVEGLAIEVAQLPGGHHLHLDDDAGAGLVADCFKAFLGAP, translated from the coding sequence ATGAGCCTGAATTTTGAAGAAGTCCGTCTGCGCCTGCCGCATATCGAGCTGGCTGCCCATCTGTATGGCCCGGAAGACGGCGTGCCGGTGATTGCTCTGCACGGCTGGCTGGACAATGCCGCCAGCTTTTCCCGCCTGGCGCCGTTGTTGCCTGGGCTGCGCATTGTGGCCCTGGATTTTGCCGGCCACGGCCATTCTGAGCATCGTCCGCCAGGCGCCGGTTACGCCATCTGGGACTATGCCCATGATGTGCTGCAGGTCGCCGAACAGTTCGGCTGGCAGCGCTTTTCTCTGCTCGGGCATTCCATGGGCGCGATCGTTTCGGTGTTGCTGGCCGGGGCGATGCCGGAGCGGATCGAACGCCTGGCGCTGATTGACGGGCTGATTCCCTACACCGGTGAGCCGGACACGGCGCCACAGAAACTCGGCGAAGCGCTCAAGGCGCAGCTGGCCCTGGCGGGCAAGAGCAAGCCGGTGTATGCCGAGTTCGACCGGGCCGTGCAAGCGCGGATGCGCGGGGTAGGGGCGGTCAGCCGTGAAGCCGCAGAATTGCTCGCTCAGCGTGGCCTGATGCCGGTGCCCGGTGGTTATACCTGGCGCACCGACAGCCGCCTGACGCTGCCATCGCCGCTGCGCCTGACCCAGGCCCATGCGTTGGCGTTTGTGCGCAGCCTGCAATGCCCGGCCAAACTGGTGATGGCGCAGCAGGGCATGTTGCTTGCTCAGCCGAGCATGACTCAGCTGGTCGAGGGCCTGGCCATCGAGGTGGCGCAGCTGCCTGGCGGCCATCATCTGCATCTGGATGACGACGCTGGGGCGGGCTTGGTAGCAGACTGTTTCAAAGCTTTCCTGGGCGCGCCTTGA
- a CDS encoding DUF4892 domain-containing protein: protein MSGLNRYCLALSLLLGSAVVWADVAGSQDLDVLPRFAGSKIVSFKDVAEQERIYPQGAIRRISGTLRYEREVAAQGQLTAVTYELPRTHTANEVFAKARGDLQAQDAELLYWCVGRECGSSSLWANAVFNNATLTGSDDQQTYALLRLAEPRQDSLLALYSITRGNKRAYLHAEMLNANAPLGDVLPTPATLLRQLKSTGELRLAKQAEPSAAWVELLARSLKLDSTLRIVISGAQAEAWRDALVEQRVRASRLELGDADVSGVQLNVLR, encoded by the coding sequence ATGAGCGGCCTTAATCGTTATTGCCTTGCTCTGAGTCTGCTGCTGGGCAGCGCCGTTGTCTGGGCAGATGTTGCTGGTAGCCAGGATCTGGACGTGCTGCCGCGTTTCGCCGGGAGCAAGATTGTCAGCTTCAAGGATGTTGCCGAACAGGAGCGCATTTACCCGCAGGGGGCGATTCGCCGCATCAGCGGCACTCTGCGTTACGAGCGCGAAGTGGCCGCCCAGGGCCAGTTGACCGCCGTGACCTATGAGCTGCCGCGCACTCACACGGCCAATGAGGTGTTCGCCAAGGCCCGCGGCGATCTGCAAGCCCAGGACGCCGAGTTGCTTTACTGGTGCGTGGGTCGTGAATGCGGTTCCAGTAGTCTATGGGCTAACGCGGTATTCAATAACGCTACCCTAACCGGTTCGGATGACCAGCAAACGTACGCATTGCTGCGTCTCGCTGAGCCACGTCAGGACAGCTTGTTGGCGCTGTACAGCATCACCCGTGGCAACAAGCGCGCTTACCTGCATGCCGAGATGCTGAACGCCAATGCGCCGTTGGGGGACGTCTTGCCTACCCCAGCCACCCTGCTGCGCCAGCTGAAAAGCACTGGAGAACTGCGCTTGGCCAAACAGGCCGAACCCAGCGCTGCCTGGGTCGAACTGCTTGCGCGCAGCCTCAAGCTCGACAGCACCCTGCGCATCGTCATCAGCGGCGCACAGGCTGAAGCCTGGCGCGATGCGCTGGTAGAACAGCGGGTGCGTGCCAGCCGTCTGGAGCTGGGTGATGCTGACGTGAGCGGCGTACAACTCAACGTGCTGCGCTAA